A window of Belonocnema kinseyi isolate 2016_QV_RU_SX_M_011 chromosome 9, B_treatae_v1, whole genome shotgun sequence contains these coding sequences:
- the LOC117180485 gene encoding mucin-5AC-like, with product MRSASWNLSCTPSYTANCALPTGNFGALPGAQSTVQSVVCSGDQLVGLSSAVLGIQPNRQSVAFPEICPGISSGALLTGFSRALPGTTSAMFPGTYPGCQPAGLPGTQSTVQLDISSGAFPVTSSVMFPATYPGDQPAGLRGTQSTVQPGISSGAFPVTSSVMFPGTYPGGPRAGPPGTQSTVQTRVSSRAFPVTSSVTFPGTYLGGPPAGLPGTQSTVQPDASSGAFPVTSSVMFPGTYPGGQPAGLPGTQSTVQPGKSSGAFAVTWSVMFPATYSGGQPADLPGAQSTVQPGVSSGAVPVISSVMFSRVYPGGQPAGLPGTQSTVQPGVSSGVFTVTSSVIFPGTYPGGQPAGLPGTQSTVQPDASSGAFPVTSSVMFPGTYPDGQPAGLPGTQSTVQPGVSSGAFAVTWLVMFPATYSGGQPADLPGAQSNVQPGVSS from the exons ATGCGATCTGCCAGCTGGAATCTCAGCTGCACTCCCAGTTACACAGCTAACT GTGCCTTACCAACTGGGAATTTTGGAGCACTCCCAGGTGCTCAGTCAACTGTACAATCAGTGGTGTGTTCAGGTGATCAACTAGTTGGACTTTCAAGTGCAGTCCTCGGTATACAGCCAAATAGACAATCAGTTGCATTTCCAGAAATATGTCCAGGAATATCTTCAGGCGCCTTACTAACTGGGTTCTCAAGAGCACTTCCAGGTACTACGTCAGCAATGTTCCCAGGAACATATCCAGGTTGTCAACCAGCTGGCCTCCCAGGTACTCAGTCAACTGTACAACTAGATATATCTTCAGGAGCATTTCCAGTGACTTCGTCAGTTATGTTCCCAGCAACATATCCAGGTGATCAACCAGCTGGCCTCCGAGGTACTCAGTCAACTGTACAACCAGGTATATCTTCAGGAGCATTTCCAGTGACCTCGTCTGTTATGTTCCCCGGAACGTATCCAGGTGGTCCACGAGCTGGCCCCCCAGGTACTCAGTCAACTGTACAAACACGCGTATCCTCAAGAGCATTTCCAGTGACTTCGTCTGTTACGTTCCCCGGAACATATCTAGGTGGTCCACCAGCTGGTCTCCCAGGTACTCAGTCAACTGTACAACCAGATGCATCTTCAGGAGCATTTCCTGTGACTTCGTCTGTTATGTTCCCCGGAACATATCCAGGTGGTCAACCAGCTGGCCTCCCAGGTACTCAGTCAACTGTACAACCAGGTAAATCTTCCGGAGCATTTGCAGTGACTTGGTCAGTTATGTTCCCCGCAACATATTCAGGTGGTCAACCAGCTGACCTCCCAGGTGCTCAGTCAACTGTACAACCAGGTGTATCTTCAGGAGCAGTTCCAGTGATTTCGTCTGTTATGTTTTCCAGAGTATATCCAGGTGGTCAACCAGCTGGCCTCCCAGGTACTCAGTCAACTGTACAACCAGGTGTATCTTCAGGAGTTTTTACAGTGACTTCGTCAGTTATATTCCCCGGAACATATCCTGGTGGTCAACCAGCTGGTCTCCCAGGTACTCAGTCAACTGTACAACCAGATGCATCTTCAGGAGCATTTCCAGTGACTTCGTCTGTTATGTTCCCCGGAACATATCCAGATGGTCAACCAGCTGGCCTCCCAGGTACTCAGTCAACTGTACAACCAGGTGTATCTTCCGGAGCATTTGCAGTGACTTGGTTAGTTATGTTCCCCGCAACATATTCAGGTGGTCAACCAGCTGACCTCCCAGGTGCTCAGTCAAATGTACAACCAGGTGTATCTTCATGA